One window of Nostoc sp. C052 genomic DNA carries:
- the sds gene encoding solanesyl diphosphate synthase, which yields MTPATSLFTPVEADLRLLADNLKQLVGNRHPILFAAAEHLFGAGGKRIRPAIVLLISRATMLEQDITPRHRRLAEITEMIHTASLVHDDVVDESDVRRGVPTVHSLFGNRIAILAGDFLFAQSSWYLANLDNLEVVKLLSEVIMDLATGEIQQGLNRFDAGISIETYIEKSYYKTASLIANSSKAAGLLSEVSRETVEHLYSYGRHFGIAFQIVDDILDFTSTTDTLGKPVGSDLKSGNLTAPVLFALAQKPSLEVLIEREFAQEGDLEQALELIQDSEGIQQARELAAHHAKLAIEHLAVLPPSESHQALINIAEYTLSRLY from the coding sequence ATGACCCCAGCCACCTCCCTGTTTACCCCTGTGGAAGCAGACCTGCGACTACTAGCAGATAACCTAAAGCAGCTAGTTGGAAATCGCCACCCCATTCTGTTTGCAGCAGCCGAGCATTTATTCGGTGCTGGGGGAAAGCGTATCAGACCAGCAATTGTCCTGCTAATATCGCGGGCAACAATGTTAGAACAAGACATTACACCCCGTCATCGTCGCCTTGCTGAGATTACAGAAATGATTCACACAGCAAGCTTAGTACATGATGATGTCGTAGATGAATCAGATGTGCGGCGAGGCGTTCCTACTGTTCATAGTTTGTTCGGGAACCGCATTGCCATCTTAGCAGGAGATTTTCTCTTTGCCCAATCGTCCTGGTATTTAGCAAACTTGGACAATTTGGAGGTGGTGAAACTGCTCTCAGAAGTCATTATGGATCTGGCTACTGGGGAGATTCAGCAGGGACTAAATCGTTTTGATGCTGGTATTTCTATTGAAACTTACATTGAGAAGAGTTATTACAAAACAGCTTCGTTAATCGCCAACAGTTCTAAAGCTGCTGGGTTACTCAGTGAAGTCTCACGAGAAACTGTTGAGCATCTGTATAGCTATGGTCGTCATTTTGGTATAGCATTTCAAATTGTTGATGACATTCTAGATTTCACCAGTACAACAGATACCTTGGGTAAACCAGTGGGTTCGGATCTCAAAAGCGGTAATCTGACTGCACCCGTTTTATTTGCTTTAGCCCAAAAACCATCTTTGGAAGTGCTGATTGAGCGAGAGTTTGCTCAAGAAGGAGATTTAGAGCAAGCACTAGAATTGATTCAAGATAGTGAAGGTATACAGCAGGCGCGAGAGTTAGCTGCTCACCATGCTAAGTTGGCAATTGAACATCTTGCAGTTCTCCCACCCTCAGAATCTCACCAGGCATTGATTAACATAGCTGAGTACACACTGAGTCGCCTCTATTAA